The following coding sequences are from one Neurospora crassa OR74A linkage group I, whole genome shotgun sequence window:
- a CDS encoding eukaryotic translation initiation factor 2 gamma subunit, with protein MATNGDKFGNDIVESDSGSDNESHVDQHESDNEVEAKPRKSALKKAPAPVVQRPPLPPQTDPKDLDVKTLSPLTPEIIARQATINIGTIGHVAHGKSTVVKAISGVQTVRFKNELIRNITIKLGYANAKIYKCDNPACPRPTCYRSYKSEKEVDPPCEREGCEGTYRLLRHVSFVDCPGHDILMSTMLSGAAVMDAALLLIAGNESCPQPQTSEHLAAIEIMKLDKIIILQNKVDLMREEAAKQHYESILKFIRGTVAGKSPIIPISAQLKFNIDAINDAIVNTIPVPPRDFSMDPQMIVIRSFDVNKPGAEIDELKGGVAGGSILHGVLKLGDEIEIRPGIVTRDEKGDLKCTPIFSRIVSLNSEANDLKYAVPGGLIGVGTRIDPTLCRADRLVGFVLGLKGRLPEIYSEIEVNFYLLRRLLGVRTADGKQAKVDKLAKNEVIMVNIGSTSTGAKVSAIKKDAAKLILTSPACTSIGEKVALSRRIEKHWRLIGWATIAAGVTLEPSTS; from the exons ATGGCTACCAACGGCGACAAGTTTGGCAACGACATCGTCGAGTCCGACTCGGGCTCCGACAACGAGTCTCACGTCGACCAGCACGAGTCCGACAACGAGGTCGAGGCCAAGCCGCGCAAGTCGGCCCTCAAGAAGGCCCCCGCCCCCGTCGTCCAGAgacctccccttcctccccagaCCGATCCCAAGGACCTCGACGTCAAGACCCTCAGCCCCCTCACCCCCGAGATCATTGCGCGACAggccaccatcaacatcggCACCATCGGCCACGTCGCCCACGGCAAGTCGACAGTAGTAAAAGCCATCTCGGGCGTCCAGACGGTCCGTTTCAAGAACGAGCTCATCCGCAACATCACAATCAAGCTCGGTTACGCCAACGCAAAGATCTACAAGTGCGACAACCCAGCATGCCCTCGCCCGACATGCTACAGGAGTTACAAGTCCGAGAAGGAGGTTGATCCCCCTTGCGAGCGCGAGGGTTGCGAGGGCACCTACCGTCTGTTGCGCCATGTCTC cTTCGTCGACTGCCCTGGTCACGATATTCTCATGAGCACTATGCTTTCAGGTGCCGCCGTCATGGACGCCGCTCTCCTCCTGATTGCCGGAAACGAATCCTGCCCTCAGCCCCAGACCTCCGAACATTTGGCCGCCATCGAGATCATGAAGCTCGACAAgatcatcatcctccagaACAAGGTCGATCTCATGCGCGAGGAGGCCGCCAAGCAGCACTACGAGTCCATCCTCAAGTTCATCCGTGGTACCGTTGCCGGAAAGTCGCCCATCATCCCCATCTCGGCCCAGCTCAAGTTCAACATTGACGCCATCAACGATGCCATCGTCAACACCATCCCCGTTCCTCCCAGGGATTTCTCCATGGACCCCCAGATGATTGTCATTCGTTCCTTCGACGTCAACAAGCCCGGTGCCGAGATCGACGAGCTCAAGGGTGGTGTTGCCGGTGGTTCCATTCTCCACGGTGTCCTCAAGCTCGGCGACGAGATTGAGATCCGTCCCGGTATCGTCACCCGTGACGAGAAGGGCGACCTCAAGTGCACTCCCATCTTCAGCAGGATTGTCTCCCTCAACTCCGAGGCCAACGACCTCAAGTACGCCGTGCCCGGTGGTCTCATTGGTGTTGGTACCCGCATCGATCCTACCCTTTGCCGTGCCGATCGTCTGGTCGGTTTCGTCCTCGGTCTCAAGGGCCGCCTCCCCGAAATCTACTCCGAGATCGAAGTTAACTTctacctcctccgccgccttctcGGTGTCCGCACCGCCGACGGCAAGCAGGCCAAGGTCGACAAGCTTGCCAAGAACGAAGTCATCATGGTCAACATTGGTTCCACCTCCACCGGTGCCAAGGTCTCCGCCATTAAGAAGGATGCCGCCAAGCTCATCCTCACCTCCCCTGCCTGCACGAGCATCGGCGAGAAGGTTGCCCTTTCCAGACGTATCGAGAAGCACTGGCGTCTTATCGGTTGGGCTACCATTGCTGC CGGTGTCACCCTCGAGCCTTCTACCTCTTAA
- the ham-8 gene encoding hyphal anastamosis-8 protein — protein MAFNDEKKRPAALNLTPQRTMSAGSVSSNNSSSTSSSLAKPPRTPRFAEATSVHSPVDGRTLPFSDQSEVAHAQPGDVGFGYIGNGGNRESVAMPMTPRSPLKSAMKVPGTPGRTLANPLSPTFREEEELEVKEKLTEKEQARDLKIKTRVRMAKFALRGVNFSCSLIILSMLSASFSIFNATRHLPAMNGLPAWAAGTNPWPQYVVLACSCVSLLICIGVFIGYCRGGHQRAEKVGVYYTLFAVGWFIFSMIMWAVAAGIFQFTKNNSKNQDMWGWSCVENHRAELFKDKVDYALVCRLQNWGLICMIIEIIIEIISITLYSIVFYRYWSKRKLLKSMNMRDKARSDLYLAQLRVQSAPNTPGFGPKSPTFSQYALSPRFPPSQYQSFDDVEKGYGPGPTQQQQQQQQPTTPGGQRLIIPQQSSFSSPKIDTGFKLQAPPSKANPATPVTPKGGFMTPSSSNAVSPVDPMPQINLPQPPPPAVVQIAHAPMADGEQQYEAVPIPGAYAGQAIKNPPPPPMQTRFA, from the exons ATGGCCTTTAACGACGAGAAGAAGCGGCCAGCCGCTCTCAACCTGACGCCTCAACGAACAATGTCGGCCGGCTCAGTCTCTTCTAACAACTCATCATCCACATCCTCATCACTGGCCAAGCCTCCAAGAACACCACGATTTGCCGAAGCCACCTCAGTACACTCGCCTGTCGATGGACGAACACTACCCTTTTCTGACCAGTCGGAGGTTGCGCATGCTCAGCCTGGAGATGTTGGTTTTGGTTATATCGGGAATGGAGGAAACAGGGAATCAGTCGCCATGCCAATGACACCAAGGTCGCCCCTCAAGAGTGCGATGAAGGTTCCGGGAACACCAGGTCGGACTCTGGCCAATCCTCTCAGCCCGACATtcagggaagaggaggagctggaggtaAAGGAAAAGTTGACGGAGAAGGAGCAGGCCAGGGATTTG AAAATCAAAACCCGGGTACGCATGGCCAAGTTCGCTCTCCGCGGTGTCAACTTCAGCTGCAGTCTCATCATTCTCTCCATGCTTTCGGCCTCGTTTTCCATCTTCAACGCTACCCGACATCTTCCGGCCATGAACGGCCTTCCCGCGTGGGCCGCTGGCACCAACCCTTGGCCTCAATACGTCGTTCTCGCCTGCTCCTGCGTCTCGCTGCTCATCTGCATCGGTGTCTTCATTGGTTACTGCCGTGGGGGTCATCAAAGGGCGGAGAAGGTTGGCGTGTACTACACGCTCTTTGCTGTGGGCTGGTTCATTTTCAGCATGATCATGTGGGCGGTAGCTGCCGGCATCTTCCAATTCACCAAGAACAACAGCAAGAACCAAGACATGTGGGGTTGGTCCTGCGTTGAGAACCACCGCGCGGAGCTCTTCAAGGACAAGGTCGACTACGCGCTTGTGTGCCGTCTTCAG AACTGGGGTCTTATCTGCATGATTATCGAAATCATTATCGAGATCATCAGTATCACGCTCTACAGCATCGTCTTCTACCGCTACTGGTCCAAGCGCAAGCTGCTCAAGTCTATGAACATGCGCGACAAGGCCCGGTCCGACCTCTACCTCGCCCAGCTGCGCGTGCAATCGGCGCCCAACACGCCCGGCTTCGGCCCCAAGTCACCCACCTTTTCGCAATACGCCCTTTCCCCCCGCTTCCCGCCCTCGCAGTACCAATCCTTTGACGACGTCGAGAAGGGTTACGGTCCCGGTCCtacccagcagcagcagcagcagcagcagccaaccACCCCCGGCGGCCAGCGTCTCATCATCCCTCAGCAGTCCTCCTTCAGCTCGCCCAAGATCGACACGGGTTTCAAGCTGCAGGCTCCTCCCTCAAAGGCCAACCCTGCCACGCCCGTCACGCCCAAGGGCGGGTTCATGACGCCTTCGTCTTCCAACGCGGTCTCGCCTGTGGATCCCATGCCCCAAATCAACCTGCCTCAGCCTCCCccgccggcggtggtgcaGATTGCGCACGCGCCGATGGCGGATGGCGAGCAGCAGTATGAGGCGGTACCGATCCCCGGCGCTTATGCCGGTCAGGCGATCAAgaacccgccgccgccgcctatGCAGACGAGGTTTGCTTAG